Part of the Eikenella corrodens genome is shown below.
CTCACTTCACTGCTCTCGGCAGGCGGTTATTTGCTGGTGTTGCTGCTCACCGCGCGCTTGGGCATCCAATGGGTGCCGCTGGCTATGATTGCCGGCAATGCGCTGATTTTCCCGATATTGTTCCGGCAGGTGAAACCTTATGGCTGATCGTGTACGAGCAGATACCGCATCAAATGATGCTGTCAATCTTATTATTTGTACGACTCCGTTACAAGCATTGATTGCCCGGTCTTTAATTCAAAAATATAGTGTTGATGGTAACTCGTTTGACTTATTAATGTTCTATTTCAATGGGGAGAATAGTGAAAAGATCAATTATTACTTCAAAATGGTAGCGAGGTTGTGCCATCAATCTGAGATTGTCCTTTTACCTAGGAAGAAGTGGATCCGACTCTTTTCAACACCGAAGCTATTAAAGAGAGTCAGAATGACTTATAGAACCATATTTGCTGCAAATATCAATAGCCATGAGGTTCAGTATTTACTAAGTAGGATTCACTTCGATAAGCTAGAGACTTTTGATGATGGGAGTGGGAATTTAGTTCCTTCGAGCGAGCTTTATCATCATAAGATTGGTTGGCAACGATTGATTCTAAACAAACTGCGTAGAATATGCTATACAACCGAAGACCTGCGCCGCCTCTCGCAACGGCACCACACGCTCTATCCCGGCCAGCCCAATATTGTCGCGCCCGCCGTGCCGCTGGATTTATGGGCTGCCGCCGAACAAGGGCTACCTGAAAGCGGGCAGGGTGGGCTTCGCCAAAGCGAAGGCAGAGAGGTGCTGAGAAGCGAAAATGGGGCAGTGGATGAGTGTGGCTTAAACGAAAGGCTACCTGAAAAAAATACGGCCGCCGTGGCTGCCGCAAATCCAGCGCCCGTCCGCACCCGCCGCATCCTGCTCGGTCAGCCATTGCTGCCCAACGCGGCCGACAACGCCGCGCTGGCCGAAAGCCTGCTGCGCCGTTTTGAGATTGGCGAATATTTCCCGCATCCGCGCGAAACCTACCGCGTATCGGGCGCCGAATACATTGCCAGCCCGCTGATTTTTGAAGACTATTTGCTGGAAAGCCTGCGCCGCGAGCCTGATACCCGCTTCGAGGTGTATCACCTCGTCAGCACCGCCGCGCTGAATGTGCACGCTTTCCCGCGCACTGCCGTGTATGCCGTGCGCCCCGCAGAAGCCGCTTTTCACACGCCCGGCGTGGCGCGGATTTATGAAGTGATGGCGCAGTTGGGCATCCCGATTATCGATATTGAGTGAGTTTCACGATAACTGTTTAGCGTTATGAGCAGCGCCTTTTTAATTTTGTGCCACCGAGTGCCGCTGTATTGGCTGCGGCTGGCCGAGCGCCACCCCGAAATCCGCCTGCTGCTGCACTACGATGCCAAGGCGGATATCGGCGCGTTGCCGCCCCTGCCGCCGAATGTGAGCCTGATTCCGCAGCGTGTCAACATCCGCTGGGCGGGTTTCAGCATGGTGGAAGCCACGCTGCACCTGATGCGTGCCGCGCTGGCCGATGCGGGCATCCGCTTTGTGCACCTCGTGAGCGGCAACTGCGTGTTGCTGAACAACCCTGCGCAAATCGAGCGCGAATTTGCCGCACTGCCACGCGGCAGCCTGTTGCTGGAATGCCATGCCGAGCCGCGCCTGCGCTATCGCGTGCGTTTCAACACGCCGCACGCCGATACCGCTTGGCAGCGCCGCCTGCCCGGCAAGCTGCTCACCAAAGCATTTCAGGCAGCCGATAAAATCCTGCCCGCCGCGCAAACGGCCTATGCCGGCAGCCAATGGTTTTCTGCCGACCGTGCGGCCTTGGCAACCCTGCTGAACGCGGCAGATGAACAAGCCTGCGCCTTCTTCCGCAAGAAGCTTTGCCCGGACGAGCATTTCTTCCAATATCTGGCAAAAAGGCTACCTGAAACGGCAGGCATCACGCTGTGGCCCAGCAACCGCCGCCACATCCGTTTCGCTCCGGGCAGCAACCACCCCGATACGCTGGCTTGGGCCGAGCTGCAATCCCTGCAAAGCAGCCCGAATTGGCTGGCACGCAAAGTGGACGACGATACCGCGCTGCGTTTTTTAGACGAGATAGAAGGGGAAGCGGCATGACCGCGCAAGCGCAAAACCGGCTTTCAGGTAGCCTTTTGGTGGAAAGTACGCCGCCGTTTTCCGTGTTGATGTCGCTGTATGCGCGCGAGCAGCCGGAATATCTGCGCCAATGTTTGGCCAGTTTGGCCGCACAAACCCTGCCGCCGAACGAAATCGTGCTGGTGTATGACGGCGGGCTACCTGAAAGCCTGGAATCTGTTGTGGCAGGCTTTTCAGCCAGCCTGCCGCTGAAGATTGTGCGGCTGCCGCAAAACGTGGGGCTGGGGCGGGCACTGAATGCCGGTTTGCAGGCCTGTGAGCACGAATGGGTGTGCCGCATGGACACCGACGATATCTGCCACCCCGAGCGTTTCGCGCGGCAGCTGGCTTTTGTGGCAGCGCACTCAGAGCTTGACGTGTGCGGCAGCCAGATTGACGAGTTTGAACACACACCGGCTGATGCCGCGCACAGCCGCCGCGTGCCCTGCGAACACGAGGAAATTGCCCGCTTTGCCAAAAGCCGCAATCCCATCAACCACATGACGGTGTGCTACCGCAAATCGGCAGTGCTGGCAGCGGGCAATTATCAGCACGCGCCACTGTATGAGGATTATGATTTGTGGGTGCGCATGCTGCTGAACGGCTGCCGTTTTGCCAACCTGCCCGAAGTGCTGGTGTATGCGCGCGCGGGCGATGAAATGTACCGGCGGCGCGGCGGCTGGGCGTATGCGAAAAACGAGCTGGCCATGCAGCGGCGTTTCTACCGCGCGGGCTTTTTGAGCGCGGCGCAGTGGGCAAAAAACGTGCTGCTGCGATTGCCGGTGCGGCTGCTGCCGAACGGGGCGCGGCAGTGGGTGTACACTTTTTTACTTAGGAAATGAAGATGAACATTGGAATACGACCAAGCAAACCGAAAACTAATTTGGACAAACTGCAAACAGTAATACGCGAAGTAAAAAACTGGCCTCTATTAGTTGTCGATAAGTTTTTAGGTAGCAGGAAAAAATTGCTGTACCGCTTCCGTAATGGACTACAAGTTATTTGCCGAAGTAGAAGTACAGATATCAATGAGGCGGTAGTCGTATTATCCGGTATTGAGTACCCGCAAGAATTATGTAAACTGCCTGCGCATTCTGTAGTATTGGATATAGGCGCAAATATTGGGACTTTCGGTATCTATCTCAATCATCTGAACCGGCATACTGACTTCGTATTACATGCTTTCGAACCTTTTCCTGATAATGCGGCACTAACAGAAGAAAATTTCAAACTTAATGGCTTACGCCATTATTGTATACATCGACAGGCGATATCAGGCAGCAGCGGTACTGCACAGTTTGATATTTCCGGACAATTCGATGCTATGCGTTTGAATGATGCCACTACGGGGAAAGAAACAATGGAGGTGGAAACCATTACACTTTCTGCTTTCTGCAGGCAGAAGAATATTGAGCATATCCGTTTGTTAAAAATGGATATAGAGGGTAGTGAATTTGATGTGTTTAGAGCCGATGCAGAATTTATCTGTCGTCATGTGGATATTCTGTTTACAGAATACCATTTCTCATCAAAACATCGAAATGTTTCAGCACTAACAGATCGATTGGTAGATGATTTTGATGTAATACTGGAAAATACACATACCGGTGGCGGAATGATAATTGCTCGACGTAAGCATATTGGATGAAACCATAGTTATGATAAGAAACTCAGCCCGTATTCTGCGCTTTGTCACCGCGGCCTTGGTGATTCTGATTGCGCCGGCGTGGTGGTTTTGGCCGCCGCGCGAGTGGACTCATCCCACAGCCACCAATCTTTCCAGCTACAGCCTGCTCTTGGCCGGCCTGCTGCTCTCCTACGCTTTGAGCCGCAACCTGACGCGTTTTCCCGGCGAGCGTTCCAAGCTGTCGGTGATTCCGGTGTCGGCGATCGGGCTGGGGCTGCCGCTGGTGTTTGCCGCCATGTTGCGCCTGCCGTATTCGGTGTATTACCTGGCCGCTGGGTTTGCGCTCACGGTGCTGTATCTGTTTGCCGAAACCTGGTTGGAAAAGCGGCACATCCGCCATCTGTACTATATTGATGTGGAAGGCATGCGCGATTTGCCGCAACTATCCAACATCCGCTGGCACGAGCTTGCCGAGCCGAGGCTACCTGAAACCGGCCGCGTAAATACGGTGGTAACCAATCTGCATGCGCCCGATTTGGGGGCGGATTGGCAGCGTTTCCTGGCCGATTGTACCTTGCGCGGCATTGCGGTTTACAACATCCGCCAGGTGGAGGAGTCGCTCACCGGCCGCGTGAAAATCCGGCATATGTATGAAAACGATTTGGGCTCGCTGCTGCCCAGCCCGGCCTATATGGCGATTAAGCAGGCGCTGGAAGCCTTGATGGTGGTGGCCAGCCTGCCGCTCACCCTGCCGCTGATGCTGGCCACCGCGCTGGCCGTCGGGCTGGAAAGCCCGGGTCCGGTGCTGTTTGTGCAAAACCGCGTGGGCCGAGGCGGGCGCGAGTTTAAAATTTATAAATTCCGCAGCATGGTGTGCGATTCGGAAAAACACGGCGCGCAGCTGGCGCAGGAAGGCGACGCGCGAATTACCCGCATCGGCCGCTTCATCCGCAAAACCCGGCTGGACGAGCTGCCGCAGTTTTGGAACATTATTAAAGGCGACATGGCGCTCATCGGCCCGCGCCCCGAGCAGAAAGCCTTTGTGCGGCAGTTTGAGCAAAGCATCCCGTTCTACGGCTACCGCCACATCGTGCGCCCCGGCCTTTCCGGCTGGGCGCAGGTGATGCAGGGCTACGCGGGCAACACAGACGAAACCCAAGTGAAAATCGAGCACGATTTCTACTACATCAAGCATTTATCATTTGCACTAGATGTGTTGATCCTGTTTAAAACGCTGAAAACGATATTAACTGGTTTTGGGGCTAGATAAAAATCTTTATTCTGATTTTTATGAAAGGAATAGGCTATTATGAAAAAAGCAGAGGCAATCTTGCAATTGGCTAAAGAGTGGAGGAAATCTGGGATAAAAACCGGTGATATGGTGTTGGTCCACAGTCGGGCATCAAGAATATTAAGAGCCCTAAAGAAGTCAGGTGTTGATATCGACCCTAAAGATATTGTGGAAAGCTTTGTACAGGCTGTCGGCAAGACAGGCACCGTGCTTTTTCCAACTTTTAATTTTGAATTCAATAACGGAGTACCTTTTGATATTGATGTAACGCCAAGCCATATGGGAGCGATTACAGAAGCAGCAAGAAAGCTTGAAGGAGCCATTCGAACCGGCCATCCTGTATATTCTTTTGCAGTTATTGGTAGAAATGCTAATATATTCAATGGAGTAGAAAATTATAGTGGATATGGGAAAGATTCCCCTTTCGCTATTTTACATAGGAATAGAGGGAAAATTGCCGTATTGGACTTGCCAGACCAACATAGCATGACTTTTTATCATTATGTAGAGGAGTCACTTCAGGTAAGTTATAGATTCCTAAAAAAGTTTACTGGCCGATACAAAGGGGTTAGCAGGAAAGAAGAAATTAGAGAGTTTGCCATCTATGTTAGAAACATAGAACAAGGTGTGTTAACGTATGTTAATCCAATGGGAGAGATACTTTGGGATCAGGGGTTATATACAGGTAATAAACCGCTAGAGGGGAATGGATTAAGAGTGGCTGATGCAGAAAAGGTTTTTAATGCCGTAGCTCATGTCATTCGTTCAGGTAAAGCACAAGACACCCTATATAAAATCAATCTGGAATTAAAATGATTAAAGATAAAATTGGTAAAATAATGTATAAATGGGCTGAAGAATTATGGCCAATTACCAGAAGCATTACAGGTCCCGGTGTAAGGGAGACATTATATTACTTAAAAGGATTAATACCGAACTTAGATATTCATTCTATATCTAGCGGAACACCAGTATTAGACTGGGTAGTTCCAGATGAATGGTTTATTGATGAAGCTTATATTATAGAAGTAGCTACAGGGGAAAAAATTGTAGATTTTAAGAAAAATAATCTACATGTTTTAGGGTACTCTGAACCAATAGATAAAGTTATAACCCTTGATGAGTTGAAAGAGCATTTATATACACAGCCAGATCAACCAGATGCTATTCCATATGTCACATCATATTATAAAAGGCGATGGGGATTTTGTATTTCACAAAATCAGAAGGACAATCTAAAACAAGGAATGTATCATGTAGTAATTCGCTCCGATCTAAGAAGGGGGAAACTTAATTATGCAGAATTAATTATCCCAGGCCATAGTGATAAGGAAGTTCTTATTTCTACTTATATATGTCATCCATCAATGGCAAACAATGAGCTATCTGGACCAGTTGTTGTTACTGCTCTAGCTAGATGGTTACAGAGTAAGGGTAATTTAAGATATTCTTATAGAATTGTATTTATCCCAGAGACTATCGGTTCTATAGTATATCTAAGTATGAATTTAGATACATTAAAGAAAAAAGTTATTGCTGGATTTAATGTAACATGTGTGGGAGATGATAGATGCTACTCATTCTTACCATCAAGAAATGGAAATACTATTTCTGACAGGATTGGAAAACATGTATTACAACATATTGATAAAAATTATAAAAAATATAGTTGGTTGGATAGGGGGAGTGATGAAAGGCAATATTGCGCACCTGGTATAGATTTACCTATTGCCACCATTATGCGTAGCAAATATGGAGAATATCCGGAATACCATACATCTCTGGATAACCTCTCTTTGATTAGCCCCGGCGGATTAGAAGGTGGATTCACTGCTTTACAAACAGCCTTTAATATTTTGGAAAAAAATTGCTATCCTAAAATGATTATTCTTGGAGAGCCGCAATTAGGGAAACGCGGCTTATATCCAACTATAAGTCAAAAGGGATCTGCTTCTGGTGATGTACGAAATATGATGAATATTATTTCTTATTGTGATGGCAATATATCTACTTTGGAGATCGCAGAGAAATTAGATTTGCCATTTGCAATAGTCGATGAAGTAATTAATAAACTTAATCAAAATAATTTACTAGAAATTAGAAATATAGATTAATTTTCTGCTTATGCACCTTTCCTAAAAGAGATCAGATGATTGATTTAATAAGCCCCTCCCCCACCATCCTCGTTACCGGCGGCGTCGGTTTTATCGGCTCGCACACCGTGGTCGAGCTCATCCAAGCCGGGTACAGCCCCGTGATTATCGACAACCTCTGCAACGCCTCGCCCCAAGTTATCGGCCGCATCGCCGAAATCACCGGCCACACCCCCGCCTTTTATCAGGGCGACATCCGCGACCGCGAATTATTGCGCCGCATTTTTGCCGAACACCCCATCCAATCCGTCATCCACTTCGCCGCCCTCAAAGCCGTGGGCGAGAGCGTGAAAAAACCGCTTGAGTATTACAGCAACAACGTTTCAGGCAGCCTCATCCTGCTGGAAGAAATGCAGCGCGCGGGCGTGAAAAGCATCGTGTTCAGCTCCTCTGCCACTGTGTACGGCGACCCGGACACCGTGCCGATTACCGAAACCGCCCCTCTCGGCGAAGCCACCAATCCCTATGGCGCATCGAAACAGATGATGGAGCGCATGATGGCCGACCTCCACACGGCCGACCCCGAATGGAGCGTGATTTTGCTGCGCTATTTCAACCCCATTGGCGCGCACCCCGGCGGCCGTATCGGTGAGCAGCCCAACGGCATTCCGAATAATTTGTTGCCCTACGTTTGCCAAGTGGCCGCAGGCAAACTGGCCGAGCTTTCCGTATTCGGCAGCGACTACCCCACCCCCGACGGCACCGGCGTGCGCGACTACATCCACGTTGTCGATCTGGCGCTCGGCCACGTGGCCGCCCTCAATAAAAAAAGCCGCGAAGCAGGCGTGCACATCTACAACCTCGGCACTGGCAAAGGCTCGTCCGTGCTGGAAATCATCCGTGCCTTCGAAACGGCCTCGGGCAAAAAAATCCCCTATGCCGTCAAACCCCGCCGCACGGGCGACATTGCCGAATGCTACGCCGACCCCGCCCGCGCCGCCGCCGAGCTGGGCTGGCATGCCGAGCGCAGCCTGGCCGACATGATGCGCGACTCTTGGCGCTGGCAAAGCGGCAACCCGAACGGGTATGGAGATTAATGGCGGAAAGGCTGCCTGAAACTTTCAGGTAGCCTTTATCCAACACAGGCAGCCCGATAAGGATAGTGCTTTAATTTTGTTAAGTTTTAAGGTGCTAAATTGCTATATCGGCCGTTGGCAGGCGCAATGGGCAGGGCGGACTTTTTGTCTATTCAAAGTTGAAGCCCAAGGGCACAGGATTTATCATGCTTACAGAAATATCGGTTTCTCAAAGCATTAAATCGATTTCGTCCGCAGTATTCCGCCGGTGGCGCAGCAAACTGCCGCCACGGCATCTTTCCATTTAAAACGGAGAGAATCATGCAGAAAACCCTGATTGCCTTGGCCGTATTGGCCTTGTCTTCCGCCTCCTTGGCCGCCCCCGCAGAAGAGGGCGTGCCGTTGCACCCCATCAATGACGCCCGCTACACCATAACCACCGACTATGTGCACGAAAGCGGCAAAACCGACCAACTCAAATCTTCCGGCGACGGCGTTGCCCTGCGTGGCCGTGCCGATATTCCGCCGGCACAGCAGCACGCCATCCGTGGCGAGGTGGGCTACCAATATCTCGATTCCGACGTGAAAGCCGACGGCGAAAAAATCATTAACGGCGCCAGAAACCATAACGTGGATGTGTATGGCGGCTATATGTTCTCCCCCTCAGGCTTCAAAAACGGCGGCCTGCGCGTGGGCGGCGGCCTGGGCTACAGCCACGGCAAAAGCAATGTACACGGCCACCAAACCGATCCGGACGGCGATGCCGTGGATGCCCGCGCCGACAACCTGTATATGAAAGCCCAGGTGGAATACGAACAGCCGTTGGGCAGCGGCTGGAGCATCACCCCGTGGACGGATGCCCAAGTCAGCCTGTACCGCCGCGTGAAAGAACAATATACTCAGATCGAGTATGCCAGCGACGGCAAATACAGGCAAAACAGCTACAACCTCGGCCTGGGCATGGATGTGAACAAGCAGGTGGGCGCCGATACCAGCCTCAGCTTCGGCTCCTACTACCGCTATACGCATGATAAAAGCACCAGCTTTACCCACGAAGGTGCAAATGTTGACGTGCCGAAAACCAACCGCCACAGCTTCGGTGTCCGGGGCGGCGTTCGGTTCTAATGGTTGTATTGGGTTACAAGGCAAAAGGCTACCTGAAGTTTCAGGTAGCCTTTTTTGGAAAATAAAGAATATAGTGAATTAACAAAAATCAGGACAAGGCGGCGAGCCGCAGACAGTACAGATAGTACGGCAAGGCGAGGCAACGCTGTACTGGTTTAAATTTAATTCACTATAATCCGATATATTTCAGTTTGGGCTGCAGCCAGACTAGCGGCTATACGCAAACGCAGCAATAGCGATCTGTGGAATATCGGTTTTTGCAGGCTGGGCAACAGGCATCTGCCGGTTTATCCGAAAAAGGCTACCTGAAAATTTCAGGTAGCCTTTTGCTTGATACCTCAAGCCCACAGGGCAGGGCGCTTATTTGCCCATCTGCACGGCCTGGATGGCGGTGAGGGCGATGGTGTAGACGATGTCGTCCACCAATGCGCCGCGCGAGAGGTCGTTTACCGGTTTGCGCAGGCCTTGCAGCATGGGGCCGATGCTCAATACGTTGGCGCTGCGCTGTACGGCTTTGTAGGTGGTGTTGCCGGTGTTCAGATCGGGGAAGATGAACACGTTGGCTTGGCCGGCCACTTTGCTGTCGGGCGCTTTCTGGCGGCCTACGCTGGGTACGCTGGCGGCGTCGTATTGCAGCGGGCCGTCGATGAGCAGGTCGGGGCGTTTTTCCTGCGCCAGGCGGGTGGCTTCTTTCACTTTTTCCACATCGGCGCCGCTGCCGGAGGTGCCGGTGGAGTAGGAAATCATGGCCACTTTGGGATCGATGCCGAAGGCTTTGGCGGATTCGGCCGATTGGATGGCGATGTCGGCCAGTTCTTCGGCGGTGGGCTCGGGGTTCACGGCGCAGTCGCCATACACGAACACCTGCTCGGGCATCAGCATGAAGAACACGCTGGACACCAGGCTGGCGCCGGGGGCGGTTTTAATCAGCTGCAGGGCAGGGCGGATGGTATTGGCGGTGGTGTGTACCGCGCCGGATACCAAGCCGTCCACGTCGTCTTGCTGCAGCATCATGGTGCCGAGTACGACACTGTCTTCCAGCGCCTGACGCGCCAAGCCGGGGGTGAGGCCTTTGTTTTTGCGCAGTTCCACCATCGGGGCGACGTATTGCTCGCGGATGGTGTCGGGGTCGATGATTTCCAAGCCTTCGGGCAGGGTGATGCCGCGGTTGGCGGCCACTTCGCGCACGGCTTCCGGTTTGGCCAGGAGCACGCAGCGGGCGATGCCTTTGCTTTGGCAGATGGCGGCGGCTTCCACGGTGCGCGGTTCATCGCCTTCCGGCAGGACGATGCGGCGGTTGGCGGCGCGCGCCTGTTCCATCATGCGGAAACGGAAGGCGGGCGGCGACATCAGCAGCTGGCGCGGCCGGCCGATGTGGCGGCAGAGTTCTTCCGCATCAATGTGTTCGGCCACGAATTCCACCATGGTTTCCATGCGGTCGGTGTCGTCGGCGGGGATGGTTTGGTCTTGGTGCGCCAGCGCGTAGGCGGTGGCGAAAGTGTCGTGTTCGGTGAGCAGCACCGGCACGTTTTGGCTCAGCGCCGGGCTGATGATGCCCTGTACGGCAGGCGAAGGCGCGGTGCCACAGGTGAGCAGCAGGCCGGCCACCGGCACGCCGCTGAGGATTTTCAGCGAGGCGGCCATCAGGATGTCTTCACGGTCGCCGGGGGTGATGACCAGTGCGCCGGAAGTGATGCGGTGGTGCATGTGGGCGGCGTTTTGCGCGGCCACCACGATTTCTTTGGTGCGGTTGCCCAAATGCTCTTTCCCGGCAATCACTTGGGCGTTCAGGTAGCCCGCAATGTCGGCCACGCGGCGCAGCGATTTCTCCGGCGCGAAAGGCAGCACGCCCATGCAGGGGATGCCGCCGCGCACTTTGTCGGCCACTTCGGCGGCGAAGGCTTTGCTGTCGTTGCCGTGGTAGCGGTTGATGATGAAGCCGGCCACATCGGTGTGGCTGTTGGCATATTCCTGCGCGGCCAGGTTGATTTGGTCGGCCACCTGTTCGGCGCTATGGTTGCCGGCGGCGGCCACCAGGATTACGTTGGCGTTGAGCGCGGCGGCGATTTGCGCGTTTTTGTTGGCGAGGAAGCCGCGTTCGCTGTCGGGCACCACGCCTTCGATGATGGCCACGTCGTGTTCGGCGGCGGTAACCTGGTCGAAGTCGGACACCATCAGCTCGATCAAATCGTCATCACGCCCGGCGCCCACCAGCTCTTCTACTTTGGAGAGCGGCTGCGGGCGCGGCGGGTTGAGGTGGAACAGTTTGTTGGCAAACACGATGGCGGCTTCGGTGTCGCCGGCGGGAGTGGGTTTGTGCGATACCGGTTTGTAGTACACCGGACGGCGGCCGCTGCGTTGCAGGGCGCGCAGCAGGCCGAGCGAGATGCTGGTGAGGCCGGTTTTGGTGCCGATGGGCACGAGGAGGAAGTTCGGCATAGGGCTTCTTTCTTGGTAAGGGGTTAATCAATCAGCGTAAAACGGCCGAATCGACAAGGCGGCCGACAGACGTTTGCCTGTGCTGTTTTTTGCAGGCCGCATTGTTGCACTATTAACCGGGAGCGGCAAGCGGCAGAGTGGGGGTGTTGGGAGAAAGGCTACCTGAAAAGTTTCAGGCAGCCTTCATTTTGGGATCAATTGGCTATCACGGAAATTCAAGCATATTGTTCCATCAGTTCTATAATTTCTTTAAAGTCTTCTCGTTCGGAACGATAGTGCTTG
Proteins encoded:
- the pta gene encoding phosphate acetyltransferase — its product is MPNFLLVPIGTKTGLTSISLGLLRALQRSGRRPVYYKPVSHKPTPAGDTEAAIVFANKLFHLNPPRPQPLSKVEELVGAGRDDDLIELMVSDFDQVTAAEHDVAIIEGVVPDSERGFLANKNAQIAAALNANVILVAAAGNHSAEQVADQINLAAQEYANSHTDVAGFIINRYHGNDSKAFAAEVADKVRGGIPCMGVLPFAPEKSLRRVADIAGYLNAQVIAGKEHLGNRTKEIVVAAQNAAHMHHRITSGALVITPGDREDILMAASLKILSGVPVAGLLLTCGTAPSPAVQGIISPALSQNVPVLLTEHDTFATAYALAHQDQTIPADDTDRMETMVEFVAEHIDAEELCRHIGRPRQLLMSPPAFRFRMMEQARAANRRIVLPEGDEPRTVEAAAICQSKGIARCVLLAKPEAVREVAANRGITLPEGLEIIDPDTIREQYVAPMVELRKNKGLTPGLARQALEDSVVLGTMMLQQDDVDGLVSGAVHTTANTIRPALQLIKTAPGASLVSSVFFMLMPEQVFVYGDCAVNPEPTAEELADIAIQSAESAKAFGIDPKVAMISYSTGTSGSGADVEKVKEATRLAQEKRPDLLIDGPLQYDAASVPSVGRQKAPDSKVAGQANVFIFPDLNTGNTTYKAVQRSANVLSIGPMLQGLRKPVNDLSRGALVDDIVYTIALTAIQAVQMGK